One window of Mesorhizobium sp. WSM4904 genomic DNA carries:
- a CDS encoding PIG-L family deacetylase: MIEDKVYAARSILVVGAHAFDAEVIAGPLAAAAAKGGAQVTFLHLSMGEQGHPCLIPEHYSAQKEDEAAKAAARLGVEMRNMKLRDAFLPNDNATALQVCDVIRELQPEIVITHWHGSWHKDHRAAAHLTQTGIFFAALPTLKRARPAHTPQLLLFGENWEDDEGFRPEHLVDVSAGFDAWHEAVMEYELARGLSSFPYVDYYSALYRLRGCLRGTRHAQAFAAASHSWNAGSGLFAPSADRRRDT; the protein is encoded by the coding sequence ATGATCGAGGACAAGGTCTATGCCGCGCGCTCGATCCTGGTCGTCGGGGCGCATGCCTTCGACGCCGAGGTGATCGCCGGACCCCTGGCAGCAGCCGCCGCCAAGGGCGGCGCCCAGGTTACCTTCCTGCATCTCTCGATGGGCGAGCAGGGTCACCCTTGCCTGATCCCGGAGCACTATTCGGCGCAGAAGGAGGACGAGGCGGCGAAGGCAGCGGCGCGGCTCGGCGTCGAGATGCGCAATATGAAGCTGCGCGACGCCTTCCTGCCCAACGACAACGCGACCGCCCTGCAGGTCTGCGACGTCATCCGTGAGCTACAGCCGGAGATCGTCATAACCCACTGGCACGGGAGCTGGCACAAGGACCACCGCGCCGCGGCGCACCTCACCCAGACCGGCATCTTCTTTGCCGCCTTGCCGACGCTGAAGCGCGCCCGTCCGGCACATACGCCGCAGCTCCTGCTCTTTGGCGAGAACTGGGAGGACGACGAAGGTTTTCGCCCTGAGCATCTCGTCGACGTCAGCGCCGGTTTCGACGCCTGGCACGAGGCTGTGATGGAATACGAGCTGGCGCGAGGACTGAGCAGCTTCCCCTATGTCGATTATTACAGCGCGCTCTACCGGCTGCGCGGCTGCCTGCGCGGCACGCGCCACGCGCAGGCTTTCGCGGCCGCCTCGCATTCCTGGAATGCCGGCAGCGGGCTGTTCGCGCCGTCCGCCGATCGGAGGCGCGACACATGA
- a CDS encoding ROK family protein, with protein sequence MTRVLAIDLGGTNLRAAVHTGDTGALAPQVREPAPDNLDAFVARVRALTNADGVDALGLAVPGLVDGTVCRWIPNLPWLDGVDIAAVFPDIGVAVGNDAQIALLAEAAEGAAKGMSDAILLAIGTGIGSAVLANGRIVAGAHGGACSFGWACADVEDQGDKRNGWLERAASGRALDALSTRIGLADGSRLIEAARAGQSTALALVEEAARPLGTALAGAVGLLDPGVILVSGGLADALDVIAPPLLAALRRQLPAHLRDIELRPGTFGPRAGLVGAALAGQAGSGWRQIR encoded by the coding sequence ATGACGCGGGTGCTGGCCATCGATCTCGGCGGCACCAATCTGCGGGCCGCGGTCCATACCGGCGATACCGGCGCCCTTGCGCCACAGGTTCGCGAGCCGGCGCCGGACAACCTCGACGCGTTCGTCGCGCGTGTCCGCGCGCTGACAAATGCCGACGGTGTCGACGCGCTCGGACTTGCCGTGCCGGGGCTGGTCGACGGCACAGTCTGTCGCTGGATCCCGAACCTGCCCTGGCTGGACGGCGTCGACATCGCGGCGGTGTTTCCCGACATAGGCGTGGCGGTCGGCAACGATGCTCAGATCGCGCTGCTCGCGGAGGCTGCCGAAGGCGCTGCCAAGGGCATGTCGGACGCGATCCTGCTCGCGATCGGCACCGGCATCGGCTCGGCGGTTCTGGCCAACGGCCGCATCGTCGCCGGTGCGCATGGCGGCGCCTGCTCGTTCGGCTGGGCCTGCGCCGACGTCGAGGATCAAGGCGATAAACGCAACGGCTGGCTGGAGCGTGCCGCCTCGGGCCGCGCGCTCGATGCGCTGTCCACGCGGATCGGGCTCGCCGATGGCAGCCGGCTGATCGAAGCCGCACGGGCCGGGCAATCCACCGCGCTTGCCCTCGTCGAGGAAGCGGCGCGACCACTGGGCACAGCGCTTGCCGGCGCGGTAGGACTGCTCGATCCGGGTGTCATTTTGGTCTCGGGCGGCCTGGCCGATGCGCTGGATGTGATTGCGCCGCCGCTGCTTGCGGCGCTTCGGCGTCAGCTGCCGGCGCATCTGCGCGATATCGAATTGAGGCCCGGCACCTTCGGTCCGCGCGCGGGGTTGGTTGGTGCTGCGCTTGCCGGGCAGGCGGGCAGCGGGTGGAGACAAATCCGATGA